A single genomic interval of Helianthus annuus cultivar XRQ/B chromosome 6, HanXRQr2.0-SUNRISE, whole genome shotgun sequence harbors:
- the LOC110925898 gene encoding 60S acidic ribosomal protein P0 — translation MGKVSKADKKIAYDQKLCQLLDDYTQVLVAAADNVGSNQLQNIRQGLRGDSVILMGKNTMMKRSIRMHSDKTGNKAYLNLIPLLVGNVGLIFTKGDLKEVREEVAKYKVGAPARVGLVAPVDVVVPPGNTGLDPSQTSFFQVLNIPTKINKGTVEIITPVELIKKGDKVGSSEAALLAKLGIRPFSYGLVVLTVYDNGSVFSPEVLDLTEDDLIEKFALGVSMVTSLALAIHYPTIAAAPHMLINGYKNLLAVAVETEYSFPLADKVKEYLADPSKFAVAAPVAEAAPVAAAATAETKKEEPKEEESDDEDFGISLFD, via the exons ATGGGCAAAGTCTCAAAGGCCGATAAGAAGATCGCTTACGACCAGAAGCTTTGCCAGCTTCTTGATGACTACACCCAGGTCCTTGTGGCGGCTGCTGATAATGTTGGTTCCAACCAGCTCCAGAACATTCGTCAGGGGTTGAGAGGTGATTCGGTTATTCTGATGGGGAAGAATACCATGATGAAGAGGTCTATTAGGATGCACTCTGACAAGACTGGGAATAAGGCTTATTTGAACTTGATTCCGCTGCTTGTT GGAAATGTTGGTCTGATCTTCACAAAGGGTGACTTGAAGGAAGTTCGTGAGGAAGTTGCTAAGTACAAGGTTGGAGCTCCGGCTCGTGTCGGTCTTGTCGCCCCAGTTGATGTCGTTGTTCCCCCTGGCAACACTGGTCTCGATCCGTCTCAGACCTCCTTTTTCCAG GTTCTTAACATTCCCACCAAGATTAACAAGGGTACCGTCGAAATTATCACCCCCGTGGAGCTCATCAAGAAGGGTGACAAAGTGGGTTCATCCGAGGCTGCTCTTCTCGCCAAACTTGGCATCAGGCCATTCTCGTACGGTCTAGTCGTTCTAACCGTGTACGACAACGGTTCAGTCTTCAGCCCGGAGGTGCTTGACCTGACCGAAGATGACCTGATTGAGAAGTTTGCTTTGGGTGTGTCCATGGTCACTTCTTTGGCCTTAGCTATCCACTACCCAACCATCGCTGCTGCACCGCACATGTTGATCAATGGTTACAAGAACTTGTTGGCTGTTGCAGTCGAGACCGAATACTCTTTCCCATTGGCCGACAAAGTGAAAGAATACTTGGCT GATCCAAGTAAGTTTGCTGTGGCGGCACCGGTTGCTGAGGCTGCTCCAGTTGCGGCTGCTGCAACTGCGGAAACGAAGAAGGAAGAGCCGAAAGAGGAGGAATCTGATGATGAAGACTTTGGTATCAGCTTGTTTGATTAA
- the LOC110923096 gene encoding uncharacterized protein LOC110923096 has protein sequence MHKRWDAGYMITLTASTSNQAAFVLSIREENLQMIHRTHFALLCILAHMSRAMAVYASQSGANIRVKLIWINARCPRQPGGTECGYYVMKFMKEIAYEGVEILDNDNVGKGVEEYSAADMDGIREDWLTYAVNSIFKL, from the exons ATGCATAAACGATGGGATGCTGGGTATATGATAACATTAACTGCATCTACATCAAACCAAGCTGCTTTTGTTCTTAGCATCCGAGAAGAAAACTTGCAGATGATACACAGGACACACTTCGCACTTCTGTGTATCCTAGCACACATGTCAAG GGCAATGGCCGTGTATGCTTCACAAAGTGGTGCCAACATAAGGGTTAAACTCATCTGGATTAACGCTAGG TGTCCACGTCAGCCAGGAGGTACTGAATGTGGCTACTATGTGATGAAGTTCATGAAGGAGATAGCTTACGAAGGAGTTGAAATACTTGACAATGATAAT GTTGGGAAAGGAGTAGAGGAATACTCGGCTGCGGATATGGATGGCATTCGGGAAGATTGGTTGACTTATGCGGTTAACTCTATTTTTAAGTTATAA